A genomic window from Desulfatiglans anilini DSM 4660 includes:
- the aprA gene encoding adenylyl-sulfate reductase subunit alpha, whose translation MANFQTVEVSTDLLIVGGGFAACGAATEAAYWAKKKGLKVTLVDKAALDRSGAVAMGLSAINQYVGIKDGENTCEDYVRYVRQDLMGISREDLVFNIARHVDSTVHLFEKWGLKIWTDEAGKYVHEGRWQLMINGESYKIIIAEAAKNAMKEAGGEIYERVFIVEPLVENNKIVGAVGFSTREEKFYVFKAKAVICAMGGAVHVFRPRSVGEGFGRSWYPPFNTGSSAYFTLKAGAEMTCQEVRFIPVRFKDAYGPVGAWFLLFKSRAVSAEGGEYMAVRKDELQNWAPYGLAKPIPANLRNYLGMLDVDAGLGPLYMETAEAIGKIADAYKDDPKAFKKKMKELEAEAWEDFLDMTISQAHLWASQNVKPEEKHSEIAACEPYFIGSHSGASGAWVSGPEDMNTPYKWGYPNMTTVEGLFAAGDASGASSHKFSSGSHAEGRIAGKAAIKYIVDKGAEPKVDAGKVDALKAKILAPLDTYAAHCKETTAPEINPNYILPLQFMHRLQKIMDEYAGGVTAAFKTSKSNLLRAEELFVFLKEDAEKLGAADIYQLERCWENVHRMWQGDAHVRTMLFREETRWPGYYFRADTPKMDEKNWHCFANCRFDPAKGEWEMMKRDVWNIPGV comes from the coding sequence ATGGCAAATTTTCAGACTGTTGAAGTGAGTACCGACCTCCTGATCGTTGGTGGGGGATTTGCAGCTTGCGGCGCCGCCACCGAGGCGGCCTATTGGGCCAAGAAAAAAGGCTTGAAAGTGACGTTGGTCGACAAGGCTGCTCTGGATCGGTCCGGCGCCGTTGCGATGGGCCTCTCTGCCATCAACCAGTATGTTGGCATCAAAGACGGCGAGAACACCTGTGAAGACTATGTACGTTATGTCCGCCAGGACCTGATGGGAATCTCCCGTGAAGACCTGGTTTTCAATATTGCCCGCCACGTCGACTCCACCGTACACCTTTTCGAGAAGTGGGGCCTCAAGATCTGGACGGACGAGGCTGGCAAGTATGTTCACGAAGGCCGCTGGCAGCTCATGATCAACGGTGAATCTTACAAGATCATCATCGCTGAAGCAGCCAAGAACGCCATGAAGGAAGCGGGCGGCGAGATCTACGAGCGCGTTTTCATCGTCGAGCCGCTGGTGGAAAACAACAAGATCGTGGGAGCCGTCGGCTTCAGCACCCGTGAAGAGAAATTCTACGTCTTCAAGGCGAAGGCGGTCATCTGCGCCATGGGCGGTGCGGTTCACGTGTTCCGTCCACGGTCCGTCGGCGAGGGCTTCGGCCGCTCCTGGTATCCGCCGTTCAACACCGGCTCCAGCGCCTATTTCACCCTGAAGGCCGGTGCCGAGATGACCTGCCAGGAAGTTCGCTTCATCCCCGTTCGTTTCAAGGATGCCTACGGTCCGGTCGGCGCCTGGTTCCTGCTGTTCAAATCCAGGGCCGTCAGCGCTGAAGGCGGCGAGTATATGGCCGTCCGCAAGGACGAGCTCCAGAACTGGGCCCCCTACGGCCTGGCCAAACCCATCCCGGCCAACCTGAGAAACTATCTCGGCATGCTGGATGTGGACGCCGGCCTTGGCCCCCTGTACATGGAGACGGCCGAAGCTATCGGCAAGATTGCAGATGCTTACAAAGACGACCCGAAGGCCTTCAAGAAGAAAATGAAGGAACTCGAGGCGGAAGCCTGGGAAGACTTCCTGGATATGACCATTTCTCAGGCGCATCTCTGGGCATCCCAGAACGTCAAACCCGAAGAGAAGCACTCGGAAATCGCGGCCTGCGAGCCGTACTTCATCGGCTCCCACTCCGGCGCATCCGGTGCCTGGGTCAGTGGTCCCGAGGATATGAACACCCCCTACAAATGGGGTTATCCCAACATGACCACGGTGGAAGGTCTGTTTGCGGCCGGCGACGCCTCCGGGGCCTCCAGCCACAAATTCTCCTCCGGTTCGCATGCTGAAGGCCGGATCGCCGGCAAGGCTGCGATCAAGTACATCGTGGATAAGGGTGCCGAGCCCAAGGTCGATGCCGGCAAGGTGGATGCACTGAAGGCCAAGATTCTGGCCCCGTTGGACACCTATGCAGCGCACTGCAAAGAGACCACGGCCCCCGAGATCAACCCCAATTACATCCTGCCCCTGCAGTTCATGCATCGTCTCCAGAAGATCATGGACGAATACGCAGGTGGTGTGACCGCGGCCTTCAAGACCAGCAAGTCGAACCTGCTGCGGGCCGAGGAACTCTTCGTCTTCCTGAAGGAAGATGCAGAGAAATTGGGTGCTGCGGATATCTATCAGCTCGAAAGATGCTGGGAGAACGTCCACAGAATGTGGCAAGGTGACGCCCACGTCCGGACCATGCTCTTCCGCGAGGAGACCCGGTGGCCGGGCTATTACTTCAGGGCTGACACCCCGAAGATGGATGAAAAGAACTGGCATTGCTTCGCCAACTGCCGCTTCGATCCCGCGAAGGGTGAATGGGAAATGATGAAGCGCGACGTGTGGAACATTCCCGGTGTGTAA